A stretch of Suncus etruscus isolate mSunEtr1 chromosome 9, mSunEtr1.pri.cur, whole genome shotgun sequence DNA encodes these proteins:
- the SERPINH1 gene encoding serpin H1 yields MRCLLLINTFCLLALALAAEVKKPIAAAAPGTSEKLSPKATSLAERSLGLAFNLYQAMAKDQAVENILLSPVVVASSLGLVSLGGKATTASQAKAVLSAEKLRDEEVHTGLGELLRSLSNNTARNVTWKLGSRLYGPSSVSFAEDFVRSSKQHYNCEHSKINFRDKRSALKSINEWASQTTDGKLPEVTKDVERTDGALLVNAMFFKPHWDEKFHHKMVDNRGFMVTRSYTVGVTMMHRTGLYNYYDDENEKLQIVEMPLAHKLSSLIILMPHHVEPLERLEKLLTQEQLKTWLGKLQKRAVAISLPKGAVEVTHDLQKHLAGLGLTEAIDKNKADLSRMSGKKDLYLASVFHATAFELDTEGNPFDQDIYGREELRSPKLFYADHPFIFLVRDTQSGSLLFIGRLVRPKGDKMRDEL; encoded by the exons ATGCGCTGCCTCCTGCTCATCAACACCTTCTGCCTcctggccctggccctggccGCTGAGGTGAAGAAACCCATTGCAGCGGCAGCACCGGGCACCTCAGAGAAGTTGAGCCCCAAGGCGACCTCGCTGGCTGAGCGCAGCTTGGGCCTAGCCTTCAACCTGTATCAGGCCATGGCCAAGGACCAGGCGGTGGAAAACATCCTTCTGTCTCCCGTGGTGGTGGCCTCGTCCCTGGGGCTCGTGTCGCTGGGTGGCAAAGCTACCACTGCATCCCAAGCCAAGGCCGTGCTGAGTGCCGAGAAGCTGCGTGATGAAGAGGTGCACACCGGCCTGGGGGAACTGCTACGCTCGCTCAGCAACAACACAGCGCGCAACGTGACCTGGAAGCTGGGCAGCCGCCTCTACGGGCCCAGCTCGGTGAGCTTCGCCGAGGACTTCGTGCGCAGCAGCAAGCAGCATTACAACTGCGAGCACTCCAAGATCAACTTCCGCGACAAGCGCAGCGCCCTCAAGTCTATCAATGAATGGGCCTCGCAGACCACCGACGGCAAGCTGCCAGAGGTGACCAAGGACGTGGAGCGCACGGACGGTGCCCTGCTGGTTAACGCCATGTTCTTCAAGC CTCACTGGGACGAGAAATTTCACCACAAGATGGTGGATAACCGAGGATTCATGGTGACCCGTTCCTATACTGTGGGCGTCACGATGATGCACCGGACAG GCCTCTACAACTATTATGATGATGAGAATGAAAAGCTGCAAATTGTGGAGATGCCCCTGGCCCACAAACTCTCCAGCCTCATCATCCTCATGCCCCACCATGTGGAACCCCTGGAGCGCCTAGAAAAGCTGCTGACTCAGGAGCAGCTGAAGACCTGGCTGGGGAAGCTGCAGAAGAGGGCGGTGGCCATCTCCTTGCCCAAGGGGGCAGTAGAGGTGACCCATGATCTGCAG AAACACTTGGCCGGCCTGGGCTTGACCGAAGCCATCGACAAGAACAAGGCTGACCTGTCGCGCATGTCAGGCAAGAAGGACCTGTACCTGGCCAGCGTGTTCCATGCCACTGCCTTTGAGTTGGACACGGAGGGCAACCCCTTTGACCAGGACATCTACGGACGTGAGGAGCTCCGCAGCCCCAAACTCTTCTACGCTGACCACCCCTTCATCTTCCTGGTCCGAGACACCCAGAGTGGCTCTCTGCTCTTCATTGGACGCCTGGTCCGGCCTAAGGGGGACAAGATGCGGGACGAGTTGTAG